One Micromonospora sp. FIMYZ51 genomic window carries:
- a CDS encoding methylated-DNA--[protein]-cysteine S-methyltransferase, which produces MQSTNLDSVTIDTPTGPFTVVAGPHGAVRAAGFTPEPANLLSLIHPSLRGELRQRAELGPVTRAVADYLAGDLAAIDTVAVEQHSGGAFMSHAWEVLREVKPGEPVTYTGYAALAGRPAAIRAAAAACARNAAALFVPCHRVLRTDGTLGGYRWGLPVKQWLLGHERRG; this is translated from the coding sequence GTGCAGAGCACGAACCTGGACAGCGTCACCATCGATACGCCCACCGGCCCGTTCACCGTCGTCGCCGGGCCGCACGGCGCGGTACGGGCCGCCGGCTTCACTCCCGAGCCGGCGAACCTGCTGTCGTTGATCCACCCGAGCCTGCGCGGTGAACTCCGGCAGCGGGCCGAACTCGGCCCGGTCACCAGGGCGGTCGCCGACTACCTGGCGGGTGACCTGGCCGCAATCGACACGGTCGCGGTCGAGCAGCACAGCGGCGGGGCGTTCATGTCCCACGCCTGGGAGGTGCTGCGCGAGGTGAAGCCGGGCGAGCCGGTCACCTACACCGGGTACGCGGCGCTGGCCGGCCGACCGGCCGCGATCCGCGCCGCCGCGGCGGCCTGCGCCCGTAACGCCGCCGCCCTCTTCGTCCCCTGTCACCGGGTGCTGCGTACCGATGGGACGCTTGGCGGCTACCGCTGGGGCCTGCCGGTCAAGCAATGGCTACTCGGACACGAGCGCCGCGGCTAG